The following proteins are encoded in a genomic region of Arachis ipaensis cultivar K30076 chromosome B02, Araip1.1, whole genome shotgun sequence:
- the LOC107621175 gene encoding DEAD-box ATP-dependent RNA helicase 8: MNNNNNYYNRARYPPPGIGGGGLGRGGGGGGPGFNQNSPFQPRPNYQQHQQQHQQLQQQHQQYVQRQMVQQQQQQQQQQQQQQWLRRAQMGAADSNVVDEVEKTVQSEAIDPSSQDWKARLKVPPPDTRYKTEDVTATKGNEFEDYFLKREQDFVLV, encoded by the exons atgaacaacaacaacaactactacAACAGAGCGAGGTACCCACCACCTGGGATCGGTGGCGGTGGTCTTggacgaggaggaggaggaggaggcccTGGTTTCAATCAAAACTCACCGTTTCAGCCAAGGCCTAATTACCAGCAACACCAGCAACAGCACCAACAACTACAACAGCAGCATCAGCAATATGTTCAGAGGCAGATggtgcagcaacaacaacaacagcagcagcagcaacaacaacagcaatggCTGAGAAGGGCGCAGATGGGTGCTGCTGACTCCAACGTCGTGGATGAGGTTGAGAAGACCGTGCAGTCTGAAGCCATTGACCCgag TTCTCAAGATTGGAAGGCAAGGCTAAAGGTTCCACCACCTGATACGCGTTATAAGACAGAG GATGTGACAGCAACTAAAGGAAATGAATTTGAGGATTATTTTTTGAAGCGAGAGCAG gattttgtccTAGTGTAG
- the LOC107621146 gene encoding DEAD-box ATP-dependent RNA helicase 8: MVTTGGTSLKDDIMRLYQPVHLLVGTPGRILDLAKKGVCVLKDCAMLVMDEADKLLSPEFQPSIQQLIHFLPSHRQILMFSATFPVTVKDFKDRYLQKPYVINLMDELTLKGITQYYAFVEERQKVHCLNTLFSKLQINQSIIFCNSVNRVELLAKKITELGYSCFYIHAKMLQDHRNRVFHDFRNGACRNLVCTDLFTRGIDIQAVNVVINFDFPKNSETYLHRVGRSGRFGHLGLAVNLITYEDRFNLYRIEQELGTEIKQIPPHIDQAIYCR; encoded by the exons ATGGTTACAACTGGTGGTACTAGCCTGAAAGATGATATCATGCGCTTATATCAACCAGTTCATTTACTAGTTGGGACTCCTGGAAGGATATTAGATCTCGCTAAGAAGGGTGTTTGCGTTCTGAAAGATTGCGCAATGCTTGTTATGGATGAG GCCGATAAGCTTTTGTCCCCAGAATTCCAGCCTTCTATACAGCAGCTGATTCATTTTCTTCCTTCACACCGACAAATTCTGATGTTTTCAGCAACATTTCCTGTTACTGTAAAGGATTTCAAAGATAGGTATCTTCAAAAGCCATATGTCATTAACCTTATGGATGAGCTAACTTTGAAGGGTATCACACAGTATTATGCATTTGTCGAAGAGAGACAGAAGGTTCACTGCCTGAATACACTGTTTTCTAAG TTGCAAATAAACCAGTCAATCATCTTTTGCAATTCGGTGAATCGTGTTGAACTCCTTGCAAAAAAAATCACCGAGCTTGGATATTCGTGTTTCTATATTCACGCAAAGATGTTGCAAGATCATCGTAATAGAGTGTTTCATGACTTCCGCAATGGCGCATGCCGTAATCTTGTTTGTACTG aTCTTTTTACTAGGGGAATAGACATTCAAGCAGTCAATGTTgttattaattttgattttccCAAGAATTCAGAAACTTATCTCCACAGG GTCGGTCGCTCAGGGAGGTTTGGGCATCTTGGTTTAGCAGTTAACTTGATCACTTATGAGGATCGCTTTAATTT ATATAGGATTGAACAAGAACTTGGAACTGAAATAAAGCAAATTCCACCACATATTGACCAGGCAATTTATTGCCGGTGA
- the LOC107628095 gene encoding 28S ribosomal protein S33, mitochondrial has translation MAGSSGGGLKLLVGSAIRQGVMEARARIFGHQLNPMGQKSAHKILRQKLFGEKVAQWYPYDIKKDDPLVMARQEQERLSKLEMLKRRGKGPPKKGQGRRAAKRNK, from the exons ATGGCTGGTAGTAGCGGTGGTGGTTTGAAGCTGTTGGTAGGGTCGGCCATCAGGCAAGGAGTCATGGAAGCCCGGGCCCGGATCTTCGGCCACCAGCTGAACCCAATGGGCCAGAAATCGGCCCACAAGATCCTCCGTCAGAAGCTCTTCGGTGAGAAGGTAGCGCAATGGTACCCTTACGACATAAAAAAGGATGACCCTCTCGTCATGGCTCGTCAAGAGCAGGA GCGCTTATCGAAACTTGAAATGTTGAAGCGGCGCGGCAAAGGACCACCCAAGAAGGGCCAAGGCAGGCGTGCTGCCAAACGCAACAAATAA
- the LOC107621186 gene encoding O-glucosyltransferase rumi homolog isoform X2 produces MVDKAHNTNGCSHSFLPIMTRWLFLFAFLFLFLTSHYFLETDLSKFTSSTILKTITIFNGKPEPPLHCSNESSSICNSNYPDKFEPNDRTSTSCPEYFRWIHEDLKPWEKTGITRDMVDRGQNVSHFRLVIVNGKAYIEKYKKSFQTRDVFTIWGILQLLRLYPGQVPDLELMFQCGDKTVVEKGLYYAGGPLANVSPPPIFHYCGNNDSFDIVFPDWTFWGWAELHISPWESTLQSIQEGNKRVKWKDRVPYAFWKGNPTVSLLRKNLCKCNVTDKKDWNARIYSVQWLDEREKNFQDTKLGDQCTYRYKIYAEGATWSVSEKYIIACDSMTMFIEPQYFDFFTRNMVPLQHYWPISTTNMCEDIKFAVDWGNSHQDKAQQIGKRGSDYIIDNLKMKYVYDYMLHLLKEYAKLQRFKPRIPERAKEMCPERMACSLRNGPRKRYMYESIVKSPSSTLPCSMPPPYEPQALQHLLHQKDNLIDKVRLRSLNDAAKKQ; encoded by the exons ATGGTGGACAAGGCTCATAATACTAATGGCTGCTCTCACTCATTTCTTCCCATCATGACAAGATGGCTCTTCCTTTTTGctttcctctttctctttcttacaaGCCACTATTTTCTGGAAACTGACCTT aGCAAATTTACAAGCTCTACAATCCTGAAGACAATTACAATCTTCAATGGGAAACCCGAACCGCCATTGCATTGCAGCAATGAAAGCTCAAGCATATGCAATTCTAACTACCCAGATAAATTTGAACCGAATGATAGAACATCAACATCATGCCCAGAATACTTCAGATGGATCCATGAAGATCTGAAGCCATGGGAGAAAACAGGGATCACAAGAGACATGGTTGACAGGGGACAAAACGTGTCACACTTTAGGCTTGTGATTGTGAATGGAAAAGCTTACATTGAAAAATACAAGAAATCGTTTCAAACCAGGGATGTTTTTACAATATGGGGAATCTTACAACTTCTAAGGTTGTATCCTGGGCAAGTACCTGATTTGGAGCTCATGTTTCAATGTGGAGATAAGACTGTGGTGGAAAAGGGTCTATATTATGCAGGTGGACCACTTGCTAATGTTTCACCTCCTCCTATTTTTCACTATTGTGGAAATAATGATTCATTTGACATTGTCTTCCCTGATTGGACCTTCTGGGGTTG GGCTGAACTCCACATAAGTCCATGGGAATCAACACTGCAAAGTATACAAGAAGGAAACAAAAGGGTGAAATGGAAGGATAGGGTACCCTATGCTTTTTGGAAGGGTAACCCTACTGTCTCTCTTCTTAGGAAAAACCTTTGTAAGTGCAATGTCACAGATAAAAAAGATTGGAATGCCAGAATATATAGTGTG CAATGGcttgatgagagagagaaaaatttTCAAGACACAAAACTGGGAGATCAATGTACCTACAG GTACAAGATATATGCAGAAGGTGCTACTTGGTCAGTGAGTGAAAAATACATAATAGCATGTGACTCAATGACAATGTTCATAGAGCCTCAATACTTTGACTTCTTCACAAGAAACATGGTACCTCTGCAACATTATTGGCCTATCAGCACCACCAACATGTGTGAGGACATCAAGTTCGCCGTTGACTGGGGCAATTCTCACCAAGACAAGGCACAGCAGATTGGAAAAAGAGGATCAGATTACATCATTGACAATCTCAAAATGAAGTATGTGTATGATTACATGTTGCACTTACTAAAAGAATATGCTAAGCTCCAAAGGTTCAAACCCAGAATACCTGAAAGAGCGAAAGAGATGTGTCCTGAGAGAATGGCATGTTCTCTGCGCAATGGACCAAGAAAGAGATACATGTATGAATCCATTGTTAAGTCACCAAGTTCCACACTTCCATGTTCCATGCCTCCTCCTTATGAACCTCAAGCTCTTCAACATTTACTTCATCAAAAGGATAATTTAATTGACAAAGTCAGGTTAAGGTCTCTTAATGATGCTGCTAAAAAGCAATGA
- the LOC107621165 gene encoding remorin — protein sequence MAEQPTKVETPPAPLVTDPPLAEAPPQLQDAAEKKPLAPPPAAAAEGTKALVVVENEKAVEPIKKKTSLDRDIALAEVEKEKKLSYVKAWEESEKSKAENKAQKQLSAVGAWENSKKAALEAKLRKIEEQLEKKKAEYGEQMKNKIALIHKQAEEKRAMVEAKRGEEFLKAEETAAKYRATGTTPKKLLGCF from the exons ATGGCAGAACAACCAACCAAGGTGGAGACACCTCCTGCTCCGCTGGTAACTGACCCTCCTCTGGCCGAGGCACCGCCGCAGCTCCAAGATGCTGCTGAGAAGAAACCGCTGGCTCCGCCTCCGGCAGCCGCTGCAGAAGGGACCAAGGCTCTAGTTGTTGTTGAGAATGAGA AAGCAGTGGagccaattaaaaagaaaacatCCCTTGATAGAG ATATTGCTCTTGCAGAAGTGGAAAAGGAGAAAAAGTTGTCTTATGTGAAGGCATGGGAAGAAAGTGAAAAATCTAAAGCAGAGAATAA AGCTCAGAAGCAGTTATCTGCTGTTGGTGCTTGGGAAAATAGCAAGAAAGCAGCTCTTGAAGCTAAGCTGAGAAAAATTGAG GAACAGTTggagaaaaagaaagcagaatATGGCGAACAAATGAAGAACAAGATAGCATTGATTCACAAGCAAGCTGAGGAGAAGAGAGCAATGGTTGAAGCAAAGCGTGGTGAGGAATTTCTCAAGGCTGAGGAAACCGCCGCTAAATATCGTGCAACTGGGACCACTCCAAAGAAGCTCCTCGGATGCTTTTGA
- the LOC107621186 gene encoding O-glucosyltransferase rumi homolog isoform X1: MSMATYNRQGSFSKAKRLGSTSSFFSIFFLFVLAASSTFIIHYWIDFSKFTSSTILKTITIFNGKPEPPLHCSNESSSICNSNYPDKFEPNDRTSTSCPEYFRWIHEDLKPWEKTGITRDMVDRGQNVSHFRLVIVNGKAYIEKYKKSFQTRDVFTIWGILQLLRLYPGQVPDLELMFQCGDKTVVEKGLYYAGGPLANVSPPPIFHYCGNNDSFDIVFPDWTFWGWAELHISPWESTLQSIQEGNKRVKWKDRVPYAFWKGNPTVSLLRKNLCKCNVTDKKDWNARIYSVQWLDEREKNFQDTKLGDQCTYRYKIYAEGATWSVSEKYIIACDSMTMFIEPQYFDFFTRNMVPLQHYWPISTTNMCEDIKFAVDWGNSHQDKAQQIGKRGSDYIIDNLKMKYVYDYMLHLLKEYAKLQRFKPRIPERAKEMCPERMACSLRNGPRKRYMYESIVKSPSSTLPCSMPPPYEPQALQHLLHQKDNLIDKVRLRSLNDAAKKQ; the protein is encoded by the exons ATGTCCATGGCAACTTATAATCGTCAAGGATCATTTAGCAAAGCCAAAAGATTGGGTTCAACATCAAGTTTTTTCTCCATCTTCTTCCTATTTGTTCTTGCTGCAAGCTCCACTTTCATCATCCATTATTGGATTGACTTT aGCAAATTTACAAGCTCTACAATCCTGAAGACAATTACAATCTTCAATGGGAAACCCGAACCGCCATTGCATTGCAGCAATGAAAGCTCAAGCATATGCAATTCTAACTACCCAGATAAATTTGAACCGAATGATAGAACATCAACATCATGCCCAGAATACTTCAGATGGATCCATGAAGATCTGAAGCCATGGGAGAAAACAGGGATCACAAGAGACATGGTTGACAGGGGACAAAACGTGTCACACTTTAGGCTTGTGATTGTGAATGGAAAAGCTTACATTGAAAAATACAAGAAATCGTTTCAAACCAGGGATGTTTTTACAATATGGGGAATCTTACAACTTCTAAGGTTGTATCCTGGGCAAGTACCTGATTTGGAGCTCATGTTTCAATGTGGAGATAAGACTGTGGTGGAAAAGGGTCTATATTATGCAGGTGGACCACTTGCTAATGTTTCACCTCCTCCTATTTTTCACTATTGTGGAAATAATGATTCATTTGACATTGTCTTCCCTGATTGGACCTTCTGGGGTTG GGCTGAACTCCACATAAGTCCATGGGAATCAACACTGCAAAGTATACAAGAAGGAAACAAAAGGGTGAAATGGAAGGATAGGGTACCCTATGCTTTTTGGAAGGGTAACCCTACTGTCTCTCTTCTTAGGAAAAACCTTTGTAAGTGCAATGTCACAGATAAAAAAGATTGGAATGCCAGAATATATAGTGTG CAATGGcttgatgagagagagaaaaatttTCAAGACACAAAACTGGGAGATCAATGTACCTACAG GTACAAGATATATGCAGAAGGTGCTACTTGGTCAGTGAGTGAAAAATACATAATAGCATGTGACTCAATGACAATGTTCATAGAGCCTCAATACTTTGACTTCTTCACAAGAAACATGGTACCTCTGCAACATTATTGGCCTATCAGCACCACCAACATGTGTGAGGACATCAAGTTCGCCGTTGACTGGGGCAATTCTCACCAAGACAAGGCACAGCAGATTGGAAAAAGAGGATCAGATTACATCATTGACAATCTCAAAATGAAGTATGTGTATGATTACATGTTGCACTTACTAAAAGAATATGCTAAGCTCCAAAGGTTCAAACCCAGAATACCTGAAAGAGCGAAAGAGATGTGTCCTGAGAGAATGGCATGTTCTCTGCGCAATGGACCAAGAAAGAGATACATGTATGAATCCATTGTTAAGTCACCAAGTTCCACACTTCCATGTTCCATGCCTCCTCCTTATGAACCTCAAGCTCTTCAACATTTACTTCATCAAAAGGATAATTTAATTGACAAAGTCAGGTTAAGGTCTCTTAATGATGCTGCTAAAAAGCAATGA
- the LOC107621201 gene encoding FT-interacting protein 1 (The sequence of the model RefSeq protein was modified relative to this genomic sequence to represent the inferred CDS: added 50 bases not found in genome assembly) has protein sequence MSNLKLGVEVTGAHDLMPKDGQGSCSSFVELHFDGQKFRTTTKDKDLSPVWNEKFYFNITDPSRLPNLTLAACVYHYNKTTGSKVFLGKVHLTATSFVPYADAAVLHYPLEKKAVFSRVKGELGLKVFVTDDPSIKSSSPLPDLEPVTNTDQHTVQDQTPSFTSSILNVFSRKKNDSRHTFHTVAKPNEEKQHQSSSSAAAKPSSNYMTHEMKSGMPPPSKFVYAGSSSPFDYALKETSPYLGGGQVVGGRVIRGNMRPSTYDLVEPMRYLFVRVVRARDLPSKDVTGGLDPYVEVKIGNFKGRTKHYEKTQDPEWNQVFAFSRENLQSNVLEVVVKDKDMLLDKNVGTVRFDLHDIPTRVPPDSPLAPEWYRFEKGDKKKGELMLAVWFGTQADEAFPDAWHSDALSVDGSSPFAYAQIRSKVYQSPRLWYVRVKVIEAQDLLVENSRIPDTYVKVQLGNQILKTRPVQSSTKTPRWDQELMFVAAEPFEEPLLLSIEDRVGPNKDETIGNVVIHLTKVERRADDRPIRTRWYDLEKSMSSAMDSEEGKKKEKDKFHSRIHMCVCLDGGYHVFDESTYYSSDLRPSLKQLWKKPMGVLELGIISVDGLHPIKTREGRGTSDTYCVAKYGHKWIRTRTICDSLSPKYNEQYTWEVFDPATVLTVGVFDNGQLNSSDSNRDLKIGKVRIRISTLESGRVYTHSYPLLMLHPSGVKKMGEVHLAIRFSCYSTLDMMHAYFKPHLPKMHYKRPLNIMEQEKLRHQAVSVVAARLSRAEPPLRKEVVEYMSDTDSHLWSMRRSKANFYRLMTVFSGMLSAAKWLGEVSTWRNPVTTVLVHILFLMLVCFPELILPTVFLYMFVIGMWNWRFRPRYPPHMNTRLSYADAVTPDELDEEFDPFPSTKSPDVVRFRYDRLRSVAGRIQTVVGDIATQGERFQALVSWRDPRATTMFMVFCFVAAIVLYVTPFQVPILLTGFYLMRHPKLRNKTPAAPVNFFRRLPALTDSML, from the exons ATGAGCAATCTCAAGCTTGGGGTGGAGGTTACAGGTGCTCATGACCTTATGCCAAAAGATGGGCAAGGTTCATGTAGTTCCTTTGTGGAACTTCACTTTGATGGTCAGAAATTTCGAACAACAACTAAGGATAAAGATCTGAGTCCAGTTTGGAATGAGAAATTTTACTTCAACATAACTGATCCGAGCAGATTGCCAAACCTCACTCTTGCCGCCTGCGTCTACCACTATAACAAAACCACCGGTTCCAAAGTGTTCCTTGGCAAGGTCCACCTCACCGCAACATCATTTGTCCCATATGCAGATGCTGCTGTTCTTCACTACCCTTTGGAAAAGAAAGCTGTTTTTTCCCGCGTAAAAGGAGAGCTTGGCTTGAAAGTATTTGTTACTGATGACCCTTCAATAAAGTCCTCAAGTCCTCTTCCTGATTTAGAACCAGTTACTAATACAGATCAACACACTGTTCAAGATCAAACACCATCATTCACAAGTTCAATACTGAATGTGTTTTCTCGAAAGAAAAATGACTCAAGGCACACATTTCATACGGTTGCCAAACCAAATGAAGAAAAACAGCATCaatcttcttcttcagcagctgCCAAGCCGAGTTCAAACTATATGACACATGAGATGAAATCTGGAATGCCGCCTCCTTCTAAATTCGTGTATGCAGGTTCATCTTCTCCTTTTGATTATGCATTGAAAGAGACAAGCCCTTATCTTGGAGGGGGCCAAGTTGTTGGTGGGAGAGTTATACGTGGGAACATGCGCCCCAGCACCTATGACCTTGTTGAACCAATGAGGTACCTTTTTGTAAGAGTTGTGAGAGCTCGCGACCTTCCGTCGAAGGATGTGACCGGAGGCCTTGATCCGTATGTGGAGGTAAAGATTGGAAATTTCAAAGGAAGAACCAAGCACTATGAGAAAACTCAAGACCCGGAGTGGAATCAGGTATTTGCCTTTTCAAGGGAGAatctgcagtcaaatgttctTGAAGTTGTGGTCAAAGACAAGGATATGCTGCTGGATAAAAATGTTGGAACTGTGAGGTTTGATCTCCATGATATTCCTACACGTGTTCCCCCAGACAGTCCATTGGCTCCCGAATGGTACCGATTCGAGAAGGGGGACAAGAAGAAAGGGGAGTTGATGCTTGCTGTATGGTTTGGCACACAAGCCGATGAGGCTTTTCCCGATGCTTGGCATTCTGATGCACTCTCTGTTGATGGAAGCTCCCCATTTGCTTATGCTCAGATTCGATCCAAAGTTTACCAGTCTCCAAGGTTATGGTATGTGCGGGTTAAAGTGATTGAGGCACAGGACTTGCTGGTGGAGAATTCTAGAATTCCAGATACCTATGTTAAGGTGCAGCTTGGTAACCAGATCTTGAAGACTAGGCCAGTTCAGTCAAGCACCAAGACCCCTCGTT CTCCTTTCGATTGAGGACCGTGTTGGTCCCAACAAGGATGAAACTATTGGGAATGTTGTTATCCATCTGACCAAGGTTGAGAGGCGTGCCGACGATAGACCTATCCGCACTAGGTGGTATGACCTTGAAAAATCCATGTCTTCTGCAATGGACAGTGAAGAagggaaaaagaaggagaaggatAAGTTTCATAGCCGAATCCACATGTGTGTGTGTCTTGATGGTGGTTACCATGTTTTCGATGAGTCAACTTATTATAGTAGTGATCTTAGACCCTCATTGAAGCAACTGTGGAAGAAGCCAATGGGAGTTTTAGAACTTGGCATCATAAGTGTTGATGGACTTCATCCAATTAAAACCAGAGAGGGAAGGGGGACATCGGATACATACTGTGTGGCAAAATACGGCCACAAATGGATTCGTACCCGAACCATTTGCGATAGTCTAAGCCCCAAATACAATGAGCAGTACACTTGGGAAGTTTTTGATCCGGCTACTGTTCTCACTGTTGGGGTCTTTGATAACGGCCAGCTCAACAGTTCAGACAGTAATAGAGATTTGAAAATCGGTAAAGTCAGGATCCGTATCTCAACCTTGGAATCTGGACGCGTTTACACTCACTCTTACCCGCTACTAATGCTGCATCCTTCGGGTGTGAAGAAGATGGGTGAAGTCCACTTGGCAATAAGATTCTCATGTTACTCAACACTTGACATGATGCATGCATACTTTAAGCCGCACTTGCCAAAAATGCACTACAAAAGGCCACTCAACATAATGGAACAGGAGAAGCTCCGGCACCAGGCTGTCAGTGTGGTCGCTGCTCGGCTTAGCCGGGCAGAACCTCCACTTAGAAAGGAGGTAGTTGAGTACATGTCCGATACAGACTCTCATCTCTGGAGCATGAGGCGTAGCAAGGCGAACTTCTACCGTCTAATGACGGTGTTTTCGGGGATGCTGTCGGCAGCAAAATGGTTGGGGGAAGTTTCCACGTGGAGGAATCCTGTGACAACAGTGCTGGTGCACATCCTGTTTCTGATGCTTGTGTGTTTCCCGGAACTCATCCTCCCAACTGTCTTCCTCTACATGTTTGTAATTGGGATGTGGAATTGGCGGTTCCGGCCTAGATACCCTCCTCACATGAACACTAGACTCTCCTATGCAGATGCAGTCACCCCGGATGAGCTGGACGAAGAGTTTGACCCCTTTCCAAGCACAAAGAGCCCCGATGTGGTCCGGTTCAGGTACGACCGATTAAGAAGTGTTGCCGGCAGGATTCAGACCGTGGTTGGTGACATTGCTACTCAAGGTGAAAGGTTCCAAGCACTGGTAAGCTGGCGAGATCCTCGAGCCACAACAATGTTCATGGTGTTCTGCTTTGTGGCTGCCATTGTGTTGTATGTGACACCATTCCAAGTTCCAATCCTCTTAACTGGATTCTACCTTATGAGGCATCCAAAGCTTAGGAATAAGACACCAGCTGCACCGGTTAACTTCTTCAGAAGGTTACCAGCTCTTACAGATAGCATGCTGTAG